One Caulobacter segnis genomic window carries:
- the cobN gene encoding cobaltochelatase subunit CobN, translated as MHLLAVQPGQVLDGEEAVDLGQSPGDIVVLSAADSDLACLSQALAGLPDDFPTVRLANLLRLKHPLSVDLHVEAVVDKARMVIARLVGGRAYWPYGLDEIAASCRRRGALFVALLDEEADGEGLSLSVAPHEVCDRVFAYLRQGGIANARNLLLYAADLIGKARGDWSEPAPLLDAGFYWPGQRMTDLAGLSAAWSPDRPKAALVFYRALVAAGTTQAIDAHIEALAAHGFDVAPIFVQSLKNPFAADLVAETFARIQPDIVLNATAFAVSSPGDDRRASPLEVGGAPVLQLVFAGLDRAAWEASARGLGVRDLAMNVALPELDGRILAGATAFKAALRHDPRTQCDVVSHAPAEDRIAFAADLARGWADLRRAPADQRRVALVLANYPNRDSRLGNGVGLDTPASVTAILAAMKARGYAVENAPESAATLMDRLRAGVTNAAMSARAAGPVLDLDAYAAFFAALPAATRAAVTARWGEPHADPWFDALADGFRLPVHVFGNVVVGVQPARGYNIDPKATYHDPDLVPPHNYLAFYAWLRTAFRAHAIVHVGKHGNLEWLPGKALALSGTCFPQAIAGPLPQLYPFIVNDPGEGTQAKRRIGAVIIDHLTPPLTRAESYGPLKALEALVDEYYEAAGLDPRRLKPLRDEILALAASQGLDVDCGMDLTDEDQALSALDNYLCDLKEMQIRDGLHVFGASPEGRLRDDLIVALARTPRGLGKGREASLLRALADDLALDLDPLDARLGDAWDGARPPVLGDLSPDPWRTVGDTVERLELLASGLVAGGEADPAWTRTAAVLDEVRERLLPRVEACGEAEMAALLAGLDGRFVAPGPSGAPTRGRPDVLPTGRNFYSVDTRAVPTPTAWRLGWLSAQLLVEDHLQSVGEYPKAVALSAWGTANMRTGGDDVAQALALMGCRPTWEASTGRLTGFEILPLATLGRPRVDVTLRISGFFRDAFGPQIDLLDSAARAVMALDELPEDNPAAARFRAEGSDAAAGARVFGSKPGAYGAGLQALIDEKLWTDRADLAEAFLVWGGYAYGAGGEGEAARPLLERRLSAVDAVIHNQDNREHDLLDSDDYYQFEGGLTATVTELKGAAPRVYHNDHSRPERPVIRTLEDEIGRVVRARLVNPKWIAGVMRHGHKGAFEIAASLDYLFAFAATTGAVRDHHFDLAYAALLADNDVVEFMRDANPDALREAAERLLETIARGLWRPKSNSAAEHLHQLARIQETAR; from the coding sequence ATGCACCTGTTGGCGGTCCAGCCCGGCCAGGTCCTCGACGGCGAGGAGGCGGTCGACCTGGGGCAGAGCCCCGGCGACATCGTCGTCCTGTCGGCCGCCGACAGCGACCTGGCGTGCCTGTCCCAGGCGCTGGCCGGACTGCCCGACGATTTCCCGACCGTGCGCCTGGCCAACCTGCTGCGGCTCAAGCACCCGCTGTCGGTCGATCTCCATGTCGAGGCGGTGGTCGACAAGGCCCGGATGGTCATCGCCCGGCTGGTCGGCGGTCGCGCCTACTGGCCCTATGGCCTGGACGAGATCGCCGCCTCGTGCCGACGGCGCGGAGCGCTGTTCGTGGCGCTGCTGGATGAGGAGGCGGATGGCGAAGGGCTGAGCCTGTCGGTCGCGCCGCACGAGGTCTGCGACCGGGTCTTCGCCTATCTGCGCCAGGGCGGGATCGCCAACGCCCGCAACCTGCTGCTCTACGCCGCCGACCTGATCGGCAAGGCGCGAGGCGACTGGAGCGAGCCCGCGCCGCTGCTGGACGCCGGCTTCTATTGGCCCGGCCAGCGGATGACGGACCTGGCTGGCCTGAGCGCCGCCTGGTCGCCGGACCGGCCCAAGGCGGCGCTGGTCTTCTATCGGGCTCTGGTGGCGGCTGGGACGACCCAGGCGATCGACGCCCACATCGAAGCCCTGGCCGCGCACGGCTTCGACGTCGCGCCGATCTTCGTCCAGAGCCTGAAGAACCCCTTCGCCGCCGATCTAGTGGCCGAGACCTTCGCGCGCATTCAGCCCGACATCGTGCTGAACGCCACGGCCTTCGCGGTGTCCAGTCCCGGCGACGACCGCCGGGCCAGCCCCTTGGAGGTCGGCGGCGCGCCGGTGCTGCAGCTGGTGTTCGCGGGACTGGATCGCGCCGCATGGGAAGCCAGCGCGCGCGGCCTGGGCGTGCGGGACTTGGCCATGAACGTCGCCCTGCCGGAGCTGGACGGTCGGATCCTGGCCGGGGCCACGGCCTTCAAGGCGGCCCTGCGCCACGATCCGCGCACGCAGTGCGATGTCGTCAGCCACGCGCCGGCCGAGGACCGCATCGCCTTCGCCGCCGACCTCGCGCGGGGCTGGGCCGACCTGCGCCGCGCGCCGGCGGACCAGCGCCGCGTGGCCCTGGTGCTGGCCAACTATCCCAACCGCGACTCCCGGCTGGGCAACGGCGTGGGCCTGGACACCCCGGCCAGCGTCACCGCGATCCTGGCGGCGATGAAGGCGCGCGGCTACGCCGTTGAGAACGCTCCGGAAAGCGCCGCCACGCTGATGGATCGCCTGCGGGCGGGGGTGACCAACGCCGCCATGAGCGCGCGCGCGGCCGGGCCGGTGCTGGATCTCGACGCCTATGCGGCCTTCTTCGCGGCCCTGCCGGCGGCGACGCGCGCGGCGGTCACGGCGCGGTGGGGCGAGCCCCATGCCGATCCGTGGTTCGACGCCCTGGCCGACGGCTTTCGCCTGCCAGTCCACGTGTTCGGCAATGTCGTTGTCGGCGTGCAGCCGGCGCGCGGCTATAACATCGATCCGAAGGCGACCTATCACGACCCCGACCTGGTCCCGCCGCACAACTACCTGGCCTTCTACGCCTGGCTGCGGACCGCGTTCCGCGCCCACGCCATCGTCCATGTCGGCAAGCACGGCAATCTGGAATGGCTGCCGGGCAAGGCCCTGGCCCTGTCGGGCACCTGCTTCCCGCAGGCCATCGCCGGCCCGCTCCCGCAGCTCTATCCGTTCATCGTCAACGATCCGGGCGAGGGGACGCAGGCCAAGCGCCGGATCGGCGCGGTGATCATCGACCACCTGACGCCGCCCCTGACCCGCGCCGAGAGCTACGGCCCACTGAAGGCGCTGGAGGCCCTGGTCGACGAATATTACGAGGCCGCCGGCCTGGACCCGCGCCGGCTGAAACCCCTGCGCGACGAGATCCTGGCCTTGGCCGCCAGCCAAGGGCTGGACGTCGACTGCGGCATGGACCTGACGGACGAGGACCAGGCCCTGTCGGCGCTGGACAACTATCTGTGCGACCTCAAGGAGATGCAGATCCGCGACGGTCTGCACGTCTTTGGGGCTTCGCCGGAAGGCCGGTTGCGCGACGACCTGATCGTGGCCCTGGCGCGAACGCCGCGTGGCCTGGGCAAGGGGCGCGAGGCCTCGCTGCTGCGCGCCCTGGCCGACGACCTGGCGCTGGACCTCGACCCGCTGGACGCGCGGCTGGGCGACGCCTGGGATGGCGCCAGGCCGCCGGTGCTGGGCGATCTCTCGCCCGATCCCTGGCGCACGGTCGGCGACACGGTCGAGCGCCTGGAGCTGCTGGCCTCCGGATTGGTGGCGGGCGGCGAGGCCGATCCGGCCTGGACCCGGACGGCGGCCGTGCTCGACGAGGTGCGCGAGCGCCTGCTGCCGCGCGTCGAAGCCTGCGGCGAAGCCGAGATGGCGGCGCTGCTGGCGGGGCTGGACGGCCGCTTCGTCGCGCCGGGGCCCTCGGGCGCGCCGACGCGGGGGCGGCCAGACGTGCTGCCGACCGGGCGGAACTTCTATTCGGTCGACACTCGCGCCGTGCCGACGCCGACGGCCTGGCGCCTCGGCTGGCTCTCGGCCCAACTGCTGGTCGAGGACCACCTGCAGAGCGTCGGCGAGTATCCCAAGGCCGTGGCGCTGTCGGCCTGGGGCACGGCCAACATGCGCACCGGCGGCGACGACGTCGCCCAGGCCCTGGCCCTGATGGGCTGCCGACCGACCTGGGAAGCGTCCACGGGCCGACTGACGGGCTTCGAGATCCTGCCGCTGGCGACCTTGGGCCGGCCCCGGGTCGATGTCACCCTGCGGATCTCGGGTTTCTTCCGCGACGCCTTCGGGCCGCAGATCGACCTGCTGGACAGCGCCGCCCGGGCGGTCATGGCCCTGGACGAGCTCCCTGAGGACAATCCCGCCGCCGCCCGTTTCCGGGCCGAGGGTAGCGACGCGGCGGCCGGGGCGCGGGTGTTCGGCTCCAAGCCCGGCGCCTATGGCGCGGGCCTGCAGGCGCTGATCGACGAGAAGCTCTGGACCGACCGCGCCGACCTTGCCGAGGCCTTCCTGGTCTGGGGCGGCTATGCCTATGGCGCGGGCGGGGAGGGCGAGGCCGCTCGACCGCTGCTGGAGCGCCGGCTTTCGGCCGTCGACGCGGTGATCCACAACCAGGACAACCGCGAGCACGACCTGCTGGACAGCGACGACTACTACCAGTTCGAGGGCGGGCTGACCGCCACGGTCACCGAGCTGAAAGGCGCCGCGCCGCGCGTCTATCACAACGACCATTCGCGGCCCGAGCGGCCGGTGATCCGCACGCTGGAGGACGAGATCGGCCGCGTCGTCCGCGCGCGCCTGGTGAACCCCAAGTGGATCGCCGGCGTCATGCGCCACGGCCACAAGGGCGCGTTCGAGATCGCCGCCAGCCTCGACTACCTGTTCGCCTTCGCGGCCACGACGGGGGCGGTGCGCGACCACCATTTCGACCTCGCCTACGCCGCCTTGCTGGCCGACAACGACGTCGTCGAGTTCATGCGCGACGCCAATCCCGACGCCCTGCGCGAGGCCGCCGAGCGCTTGCTGGAAACGATCGCGCGCGGCCTGTGGCGGCCCAAGTCCAACAGCGCCGCCGAACACCTTCACCAGCTCGCCCGGATCCAGGAGACCGCCCGATGA